A region from the Lolium perenne isolate Kyuss_39 chromosome 4, Kyuss_2.0, whole genome shotgun sequence genome encodes:
- the LOC127347926 gene encoding uncharacterized mitochondrial protein AtMg00810-like: MQFYRNRSVRMQSLRVRRIRSARPFCWDVYGQITERLRAEFALKDLGTLHYFLGIEVVRRTDGFFLHQRKYAHELLDRAGMLNCKPAATPVDTKSKLSATDGSLAMDASFYRSIVGALQYLTLTRPELQWPLDTFEYFMCPPPNNLRIS; the protein is encoded by the exons ATGCAGTTCTACAGGAATAGGAGTGTGCGGATGCAGTCGTTGAGGGTGCGGAGGATACGCTCGGCGCGGCCGTTTTGTTGGGATGTGTATGGACAG ATCACCGAGCGTCTTCGCGCTGAGTTTGCCCTCAAGGACTTGGGGACcctgcactacttcctcggcatcgaggtcgtaCGTCGCACCGACGGCTTCTTCCTTCATCAGCGCAAGTACGCCCACGAGCTCCTGGACCGCGCCGGTATGCTTAATTGCAAACCTGCGGCCACACCTGTCGACACGAAGTCCAAGCTCTCCGCCACGGATGGTTCGTTGGCCATGGATGCGTCATTTTATcgctccatcgtcggtgcccTGCAGTACCTCACCTTGACCCGCCCCGAGCTGCA GTGGCCCTTGGACACATTCGAGTACTTCATGTGCCCACCTCCGAACAATTTGAGGATATCATGA